From Solibacillus sp. FSL W7-1464:
TTGAACTGCTTTTAATTTTGCTTATATTTAAAAAGCTTATCCGACTAAGTTATGCTTAACTACTTCATAAGCTTGGCAAATATTCTTGTACGCATCTTTTTGCTCTGCAATCATTTCAACTGCAATTTCATATAAGTCAGAAGAGTCTGTTGTAACTAAATCGTTTAGTACTGCAGCTTCCATTTTTTCTACATATGATAAAATTTCCGTATTCATCATGTCATCTCCGAATCTGTTTTGTTGTTACCCTTAATATACAGTAAACAGACGTCTGACTTCAAAAGGAATGAGTATGAATACGGGAAAAAATTTTAAAGTTTGACGATAAAATGAACTTAACGGATTTTAGCTCTTTGAAAGCGTTTTTCTAATAATTGTCTAAATATTACATAAAGAACTGTTTCAAAAGCGTTCTTCTGAAACAGTTTTATAGCATCTTTATAGGTTTACTACATCGGAAAACACAGCATCAATACCAAGTGATCCGATTTGCCGAGCTACTCTTGCATCATTTACTGTATATGTTCTGACGGTCATTCCGTTTTTAATCGCTTGCCGAACAATGGAACGCATCCCGTAGTAATAGGGGATATGTATAGCATCCGAGCCAAGCGTCTTGACATACTCCTCTAAGTTTACAATAAGCGAAGCAAATAGCAGTGCGGTTTTCACATTTGGCATGATTTGCTGGAAACGCGCAATACTTTCATGATTGAAGGAAGAAATAATGACCCGGTCTTCTAAATTAAAGTTATGAATTTCATTAGCAATGAGCGCTTCAATGCCGGGATACTCAAAAATATCCGACTTTATCTCGATATTGATGTGGAACGGGGTTGATTTAAAAATGGCTAATGTTTCCGCTAATGTAGGAATTGTCTGACCAGCAAACTCCGGTGCAAACCATGAGCCATAATCGAATGCCCGCAGCTCTTCCAGGGTCATATCCTTCACATAGCCTTTCCCTGTTGATGTACGGTCAATTGACTCATCATGAATAACGACTAACTGGTTGTCCTTTGTTAAATGGACATCAAATTCAACGCCCCAAATATCCAACTTTGCAGCTTCCTGAAAAGCAATTATTGTATTTTCGGGGTAGTTGGCACTGTAGCCACGGTGAGCGAGAATCTTCATTTAATTCACTCCTCCTATTTTTCGCAAGCAATCCCGTCCTTATCACGGTCACTTTTCTCATTTAATTTGTAAAGCTCCGCTGATACGAAAGGTTTATATTTTGTTTTGCCGCCTTTGTTCGTTGTTTTCGCATCTTTTGCAACGCCGCCTTTATATACCTTATTTAATTCAGTACAATTTTTATAAGCTACTGCTTTTACTTTTGTGGCTGCCTCTGCTTCAATTGCAGAAAACGAGAAACCGCTAATTAAAACAGCGCCCATTAATAATCCTGAAATATACTTTTTCATCGTAATGCTCCTCTATAAACAGTATTTTCCAGTATTTTACCATATAAAAAAGCGAATTCACAAGGGAGGCAGTGAATTCGCTTTGGACTAACCCATAATATTATAACCGCTATCGATATAAATCGTTTCGCCTGTCACACCTCGGGATAGGTGGCTTAACATCACGATTGTCATGTCAGCTACTTCTTCCTGGTTTGTGTTGCGTTTTAACGGAGATGTTTCTTCGATTTTATGCAGAATCTGATTGAAGCTTGGAACTCCTTTTGCTGCCAATGTACGAATGGCACCGGCAGAAATGGCATTTACACGAATATTATCTGCACCGACATCGGCTGCCAAATAGCGCATCGAAGCTTCCAGTGCAGCTTTGGCAACGCCCATTACATTGTAGCCGTCAAGAACACGCTGTGCACCTAAATACGACATCGTTACGATAGAACCGCCTTCTGTCATATAAGGTTTTGCAGCTTTTGTTACAGCGATCAGCGAATAGGCACTTGTATCTTGTGCAAAGGCATAGCCGTCACGTGTTGTTTCGACGAATCGGTTGTGCAGGTCTTCGGCGTGTGCGAAGGCAACAGAATGGATAATGCCATGAATTACTTTAAACTGCTCACCGATTTGATTGAACGCTTTTTCAATGCTTTCGTCGCTGTTTACATCACATTCAATAACAGTTGCATTGTGTTCTTCATAATTTGTTAAAAGCTTTTCGATTTTTCCTTTTGAACGTTCTTTACGATATGTGAAGATTACATTTGCTCCGACATCAAATAGTCGTTTTGCGATGCCCCAAGCAATACTTCGCTCATTGGCAACACCCATTACGACAATATTTTTCCCTTTTAATTGCAATAAATCCATAACGACACCCCTAAAATGATTAGTTAATATTAGTACCTACTACTAATATTAACTATAACATCTCGATTATAGATGCGCAATGAGAAAAAAGAGCAAAATAAAAAACGACCCTTTAAAAGGAATCGTTTCGTATGTTTGTATACTATTCGAATTTTAATGAGTCGCCGTCAAATGTTTCATCCGCAACTTTAATAGAGTCTGTTGGACAGCCTTCAAATGCATCTTGCATATCTTCTAGTAGATCTTCTGGAACTTCAGTAGTACCCATGTTATCATCTAAAATAACGAAAGCGATTCCTTCATCATCATAATCATAAATATCCGGTGCAGCAGCGCCACAAGCGCCACAAGCGATACAAGTATCTTTATCTACGATAGTATATTTTGGCATTGTTACCTCTCCTTTATCCGTTCGTTTCCATAAAGCTCTTACTTATTCTAATGGTGTTTTCAGCACTTTTCAACAGTTAAAACATTATATTTATGGAATTACAAATAATTGTAAAACCTTGTAAAATAAAGCCTCGCCTGTTAAAGGTGTCTCATCCGACTATATTGTATCATATTTCACCACAATCAAATTCCCGTTAGGAGATTATAATTTATAAACTGATTTAATGAGTACCAAGTTATATGTTTAATGCCTTCGTGATTTTCTTCACTTCTTTTGTTAAGTAATAAAGCTGTTCTTGTATTTGTTGTATTTCGATATCAGTATTGGCTTGATTATTAGCTTGTTGCTGAACTTCTTGTAAGGCCATAGCAGCTGCAATTGTCGAAATTCCTTCGGCTAATGTGGCGAATAAACCGGCTATTATTTCAAGGGAAGCTGCCTGACTTATCGGTGAATTATGCTGTGGGGGGTCATTATTTTTCTTTCGATTATTATTTTGCAATACTATAACCTCCAAAAATATTATTGTATATCATATGGAACTGATTAACATTTAAGAATAGTAAGAAAAGATTAAGGATATCTTAGTGCAGTTACATTTAACAGATAGTTAACGTACCCATTAAATTTCTACGGATTTATAAAGCCTTTAAAATACTGATATAATAGACATCAACAATATTTACGACGTACTATGTAACCTAATACTACGAAAAAGAGGGGTTTGATATGCTATTCCAACAAATTCTTTTGAAAATTTTACATACCTTCAAGCAAGAACGCACCATTTCGGCCGCATTTCACCTGTTAAAGGGGAAACGGTCAGGGCAGACGATTCACGATGTAGGATTATATAATTTGCATCAGTATTTTGGCCTTCTACCAAAACTATCCCGTAATAATTATGATGAACACATCGATATATTATTTGCAGGGAATTCAATAGTGATAGAAGAAAACGGTTATTACAGTATGACGGAAAGCGGAAAGGAGATTGCATCCAAACCACTTCCGGTATCGTTTGACAGTTGGAACTACCGTGGAAACGAGCATTTATTTTTTTCTCGACTTTCACTTGTTGTGCAAAGCTTATCCTATCAGCTCAATCAAAAAAAAGCGTTCATACCTATTGAAAAAAATGAGCAGATACAACAATGGGTAAGGGGATTTTTAATTCGGCATCACTATCAAAAACAGCAGCTGCAACAGTTGCTCTATACTGAAATGAAAAGTAGTCTGTCACAGCTGACGGTAGAAGACCATATAAAAGACTTCCTTATGTATCGACTTACAGGCTACAATGAACCAGGATTAACGTGGCAACAACTCGCGATTGGCTATGAAATGCAAGAAATAGATGTCCAGCTGCTTTATATAAGCGGGCTCCATTCATGGCTAAATGAACTATTTGACGGGGAATCCCGGTATCCGTTGTTAAATGATATGGTGCAGGATATCCGTGTTGAAAGTTTGTTGACTACCTCTGCAAGTGCTACTGCAAAGTTATACAGAAGTGGACGTACGATTGAGGAAATTAGTCATATTCGACGTTTAAAAATAAGTACGATTGAAGATCATATCGTCGAACTCGCGATGAATGAGGTAAACTTTTCTATAGAACCATTCGTTACAACAGAACAACAACGGCAAATTTTAGCTGCGGTAGAAGATTACGAGACGAAACGCTTGAAAAACTTGAAGGAAATATTGCCGCATTTGAGTTATTTTCAATTGCGGTTAACATTAGCGAAAGGAGCGGCAACATGATGAATTTACAACAGGCCTTAAAGCAACACTTCGGCTATGAATCTTTCCGTCCGGGGCAGGAAGAGATTATCGGAAATATTATCGCGGGCAAAGACGTTGTCGCCATTTTACCGACCGGTATGGGGAAATCTCTCTGTTACCAGCTACCGGGATATTTATTTCAAAAACCAGTGCTTATTGTCTCACCGCTTTTATCGCTCATGCAAGATCAGGTCGATCAGCTAAAGCAAATGGGGGAAAAACGGGTCGTTGCACTGAATTCTTTTTTAACGGTGGATCAGAAGAGATATGCACTTCATTTTTTGGAAGAGTACCGGTTTATTTTCGCCTCTCCGGAAATGCTGTTGCAACCTCAAGTAAAAGCAAGAATTCAAAACATGGAACTTTCTCTCATTGTCGCCGACGAAGCGCATTGTATTTCTCAGTGGGGTTTTGATTTCCGTCCGGACTATTTGCGGATTGGAGAAATATTATCGGAATCGAACCGTCCGCCAATACTGGCATTATCTGCCACAGCTACAGACACCGTATTGGCTGATATCCAATCCTATTTGAAAATGAATTCACCTTTTCACTATATGCATGCTGTAAACAGAGAAAATATTCATCTAGTAAAAAAGCTCTTTTCAGCGCGTGAGGAGAAGAGTGAATGGATTTTCGAACATGTTAAAAATACAGCCGGTCCGGGCATTATTTATACACAATCCAGGTCGAAAGCAGAAGCGATCAGTTTACAGCTTTTGCAGAAAAATATTTCGGCGGCTGCTTATCACGCCGGTAAGGAAGCACAGGACCGTCAGTTTATACAGCAGCAATTTTTAGCGGGTCAGCTTGAATGGATTGTTGCGACAAATGCGTTTGGTATGGGTGTCCATAAAGAGAACGTCCGTCAAGTCATTCATGAAACAATGCCTGCAACACTATCAAATTATATGCAGGAAATCGGCCGGGCAGGTCGTGATGGTAAGAAAGCCGTCGCTATTTTATTATATTGTGAGGGCGATGAGCAATTTGCAAAATTTATTGCATCAGAAGATTTGCCGAAAAACATTCATGTGGACAGGTTTACCGAAGTAATGGCAGCAGGTGAACAGCCGCAGTCATTACTTGCAAGTGGAGAAATGTCAGAAGTGGTTTTTCGTGTATTAAGTTATTGGCTGGCACGTGAATCGGCTCAGGAGGTAAAGAGCCGGATGCTGAAATTGCAGATTAAGAAATTTGAAGAAGTCCAGCTCGTATTAAAGCTTATTGAGCATGCGGAATGTATGCGTAAGCAAGTAGTTCAATACTTTGGTCAACAATTAACAAAGCAGCAGGAAAATTGTTGTTCCAACTGTGGGATCGAACTTTCTCAACTTGTGGAGGAGCGAGATCCATCAAGAAAAACGATTAAAATGACCAATTGGCAACATCGCCTCGAGAAAATATTGTTATAAACTCGTAATCTACTATCGAACCGTTTACTTTTATGTAGAAATTGGTCATAATAAAGTTATAATTTTTAGTAGTTGGAGGGGTGCAGGCCATGACAAAAGAAGATTACCGGGAAAAGGTAGAGGAGCATCGTCAAGAGATTGACCTACATAACGAGTCAGGTACAAAAATGTCACGTGTTAGCCGACATCGAAAGAAAAACGGAAAAAAACAAACAAATCCAATAATGACGGTCTTAACAGTTGTCTTAATTTTTATTCCTTTAGTTATTTTAGCTTATGTGTGGTTGATCTATGAACCGAAAACATCAGCAATTGAAAACGTAAACGTGGATAAGAAGGACGATTTGGTAGTGGAGATTCAAAAGCAGGATCCGAAAACACAGCCATCTGCTACGAACGATGACGAAGAAAAAGAAGAAACAAAGGATGACAATACAGCCGAAGTGGATGAGGCTAAAGCAGAAAAAGCAAAATTAGCTGCTGAAGAAGCGAAAAAGGCAGAGGCACGAATCGCAAGTGAAAAAGCAGCAAAAGAAGCAGCGGAAATCAAAAAGGCGGAAGAAGCCCAGAAGGTAGCGGCGGCTAAAGCGAAAGAGCAGGAAGCAAAGAAAAAAGCTGCTCAGGAAGCGGCTAAAGGACAGCAAAAAACACATACTGTCCAATCGACTGACAATCTATACCGCATTGCATTAAAGTACTACGGTAACGGTAGTACGGAATATGTCAATAAAATAAAAGCTGCCAACAATCTATCATCCGACAGTATTGCAACGGGGCAAGTATTAGTAATTGTTCCATAATTTTTTCTATCTTGTATAACGACTTGTAAAAAGACGAACCGTTCCGGCTCTCGTCTTTTTCTTTATGAGGGAAATTTATTGTTTAGCAAACTTAATTATGTTTACGCTTAATTAATGTTTATTAAAACATTAAATCAGGCTATTTTATAATTAGTCTTTTTGAATTGGAGGACCGTGTATGGTCATAATAAGTAGTATCGGAATCGCCTGTATTTTAGTCCTTCTCTATATGTTTAAAGAAGCACATGAGAATAATATCCGGTCACATGAAGTGAAAGCAAATGGCGATATGGAAACAATCCATCTTTTTTTTATATCAGATACACATGCGCGCAAAATTAATAAGGGAATGATTCATTCCATTGATCAAGATATAGATGCTGTCCTCATAGGAGGAGATTTTGTCGATCGTCGGACT
This genomic window contains:
- a CDS encoding LysM peptidoglycan-binding domain-containing protein, which gives rise to MTKEDYREKVEEHRQEIDLHNESGTKMSRVSRHRKKNGKKQTNPIMTVLTVVLIFIPLVILAYVWLIYEPKTSAIENVNVDKKDDLVVEIQKQDPKTQPSATNDDEEKEETKDDNTAEVDEAKAEKAKLAAEEAKKAEARIASEKAAKEAAEIKKAEEAQKVAAAKAKEQEAKKKAAQEAAKGQQKTHTVQSTDNLYRIALKYYGNGSTEYVNKIKAANNLSSDSIATGQVLVIVP
- a CDS encoding enoyl-ACP reductase FabI, producing the protein MDLLQLKGKNIVVMGVANERSIAWGIAKRLFDVGANVIFTYRKERSKGKIEKLLTNYEEHNATVIECDVNSDESIEKAFNQIGEQFKVIHGIIHSVAFAHAEDLHNRFVETTRDGYAFAQDTSAYSLIAVTKAAKPYMTEGGSIVTMSYLGAQRVLDGYNVMGVAKAALEASMRYLAADVGADNIRVNAISAGAIRTLAAKGVPSFNQILHKIEETSPLKRNTNQEEVADMTIVMLSHLSRGVTGETIYIDSGYNIMG
- a CDS encoding glycerophosphodiester phosphodiesterase, which produces MKILAHRGYSANYPENTIIAFQEAAKLDIWGVEFDVHLTKDNQLVVIHDESIDRTSTGKGYVKDMTLEELRAFDYGSWFAPEFAGQTIPTLAETLAIFKSTPFHINIEIKSDIFEYPGIEALIANEIHNFNLEDRVIISSFNHESIARFQQIMPNVKTALLFASLIVNLEEYVKTLGSDAIHIPYYYGMRSIVRQAIKNGMTVRTYTVNDARVARQIGSLGIDAVFSDVVNL
- a CDS encoding helix-turn-helix domain-containing protein, which gives rise to MLFQQILLKILHTFKQERTISAAFHLLKGKRSGQTIHDVGLYNLHQYFGLLPKLSRNNYDEHIDILFAGNSIVIEENGYYSMTESGKEIASKPLPVSFDSWNYRGNEHLFFSRLSLVVQSLSYQLNQKKAFIPIEKNEQIQQWVRGFLIRHHYQKQQLQQLLYTEMKSSLSQLTVEDHIKDFLMYRLTGYNEPGLTWQQLAIGYEMQEIDVQLLYISGLHSWLNELFDGESRYPLLNDMVQDIRVESLLTTSASATAKLYRSGRTIEEISHIRRLKISTIEDHIVELAMNEVNFSIEPFVTTEQQRQILAAVEDYETKRLKNLKEILPHLSYFQLRLTLAKGAAT
- a CDS encoding ferredoxin, giving the protein MPKYTIVDKDTCIACGACGAAAPDIYDYDDEGIAFVILDDNMGTTEVPEDLLEDMQDAFEGCPTDSIKVADETFDGDSLKFE
- a CDS encoding multidrug ABC transporter ATPase, encoding MQNNNRKKNNDPPQHNSPISQAASLEIIAGLFATLAEGISTIAAAMALQEVQQQANNQANTDIEIQQIQEQLYYLTKEVKKITKALNI
- a CDS encoding RecQ family ATP-dependent DNA helicase, yielding MNLQQALKQHFGYESFRPGQEEIIGNIIAGKDVVAILPTGMGKSLCYQLPGYLFQKPVLIVSPLLSLMQDQVDQLKQMGEKRVVALNSFLTVDQKRYALHFLEEYRFIFASPEMLLQPQVKARIQNMELSLIVADEAHCISQWGFDFRPDYLRIGEILSESNRPPILALSATATDTVLADIQSYLKMNSPFHYMHAVNRENIHLVKKLFSAREEKSEWIFEHVKNTAGPGIIYTQSRSKAEAISLQLLQKNISAAAYHAGKEAQDRQFIQQQFLAGQLEWIVATNAFGMGVHKENVRQVIHETMPATLSNYMQEIGRAGRDGKKAVAILLYCEGDEQFAKFIASEDLPKNIHVDRFTEVMAAGEQPQSLLASGEMSEVVFRVLSYWLARESAQEVKSRMLKLQIKKFEEVQLVLKLIEHAECMRKQVVQYFGQQLTKQQENCCSNCGIELSQLVEERDPSRKTIKMTNWQHRLEKILL
- a CDS encoding excalibur calcium-binding domain-containing protein, with the translated sequence MKKYISGLLMGAVLISGFSFSAIEAEAATKVKAVAYKNCTELNKVYKGGVAKDAKTTNKGGKTKYKPFVSAELYKLNEKSDRDKDGIACEK